The proteins below are encoded in one region of Synchiropus splendidus isolate RoL2022-P1 chromosome 13, RoL_Sspl_1.0, whole genome shotgun sequence:
- the LOC128769645 gene encoding dynein axonemal heavy chain 11-like, with protein MKLYGNLLGKKRTELTQKMERLENGLQKLQSTASQVEDLKAKLAIQEVELWQRNTDIEDLLAKIGQQTDKLNQERAVADAEEQKVAAIQAEVTKQQKATEEDLAKAEPALQAANAALNTLNRLNLTELRTFPNPPGIVTNVSAAVLVLLSPQGRIPKDRSWKASKIVMSKVDEFLQALVNFDKEHIPDATVKCVRDDYLSDPEFNPEFVRQKSSAAAGLCAWVINIVRFHEVFCEVEMKRMCLAQANADLAEAAEKLEVIRKKLTELDSSLEISTAEFQQATSEKLRFQEEVNRTNTTIELANRLVKGLESENVRWAHSVAQYHEQEETLCGDVLLTAAFISYAGSFSKKYRGDLLDTLWMPFLQSQKTPVPMTEGLDPVSMLTDDATVAQWNNEGLPGDRMSTQNATILTNCERWPLLIDPQLQGIKWIKIRYGSNLKVVSLGQRGYVDVIEQAVVAGDTVLIENLEETIDPVIDPLLGRYTIKKGSCIKVGDKECFFHPDFRLILHTKLANPHYKPEIQAQTTLINFTVTRDGLEDQLLAQVVNQERPDLEHLKVCLSVLVNMFKIELKLLEDELLTRLSAAESNFLGDNVLVEKLETTKRTAAEIELKVLEAKVNEVKINEAREHYRPVAVRASLLYFIMNDLNKINPMYQFSLKAFNVVFHKAVASAEVCEDVKSRVNTLIDCVTFSTFNYISRGLFERDKLTFTAQLTFQLLLMSKEIDVRELDFLLRFNIDHHYISPFDFLSHSAWSAIKVMSFTDEFRGLDRDIEGSPKRWKKLVESECPEKEKFPQEWKTKTSLQKLVMMRALRPDRMTYAVRNFVEEKLGVKYTEGRKTEFAKSFRESGPASPMFFILSPGVDPLKDVESLGRKLGFTIDLGKLHNVSLGQGQEAVAEVAMEKAAKEGHWVILQNIHLVARWLGSLEKLLESCCEESHPDYRVFMSAEPAPTAQEHIIPQGILENAIKITNEPPTGMHANLHAALDNFDQDILDQCSREQEFKTILFSLCYFHACVAERRKFGPQGWNRKYPFNTGDLTISVNVLYNYLEANAQVPWEDLRYLFGEIMYGGHITDDWDRRLCRTYLEEYMQPNQFDRKLALTPGFVVPSNLDYQGYHDFIDEMLPHESPVHYGLHPNAEIEFLTVTSDNLFHTLLELQSPDAVMGEGASQTLEEKVKNILDEVLEKLPEEYNMSDITSKTAERSPYILVCFQECERMNTLVSEIRRSLKELDLGLKGELAISSEMEKLQTALFFDNVPDTWTKLAYPSTYSLATWYNDVLQRCKELDSWTQDLTLPTVVWLSGLFNPQSFLTAVMQSLARKNEWPLDKVNLTVDVTKKFKEEFNQPAREGAYVYGLFMEGARWDIPAGVITEARLMDLTPAMPVISVRAVPNDRQETRNIYECPVYKTKIRGPTYVWTFSLKTRERPAKWVLAGVALLLSV; from the exons ATGAAGCTGTACGGGAACCTGCTGGGGAAGAAACGCACCGAGCTGACCCAGAAGATGGAGCGCCTGGAGAACGGCCTGCAGAAGCTGCAGAGCACGGCCTCGCAG GTGGAGGACCTGAAAGCAAAGCTAGCAATTCAAGAAGTGGAGCTGTGGCAGAGGAACACAGATATAGAGGATCTCCTCGCTAAAATAGGACAACAAACCGACAAGCTCAACCAGGAGAGAGCTGTCGCCGACGCTGAGGAGCAAAAG GTGGCGGCGATTCAAGCTGAGGTCACCAAACAGCAGAAGGCGACAGAGGAGGACCTGGCCAAAGCTGAACCCGCTTTACAAGCTGCCAACGCCGCCCTCAACACGCTGAACCGA CTCAACCTGACGGAGCTGAGGACGTTTCCCAACCCTCCAGGCATCGTCACCAACGTCTCCGCAGCCGTTCTGGTGCTGCTCTCCCCTCAAGGCCGCATCCCCAAAGACCGCAGCTGGAAGGCTTCCAAAATCGTCATGAGCAAG GTGGATGAATTCCTGCAGGCGCTGGTCAACTTCGACAAGGAGCATATCCCAGACGCCACGGTCAAGTGCGTGAGAGATGACTACCTGAGCGACCCTGAGTTCAACCCTGAGTTTGTTCGGCAGAAATCCTCAGCTGCCGCAGGCCTCTGTGCCTGGGTGATCAATATCGTTCGATTCCATGAG GTTTTCTgtgaggtggagatgaagaggatgtgTCTGGCTCAGGCCAACGCTGACCTGGCAGAAGCCGCAGAGAAGCTGGAGGTCATCAGGAAGAAACTGACG GAGCTGGACAGCAGCCTGGAAATATCGACGGCTGAATTTCAGCAAGCCACGTCAGAGAAGCTTCGCTTTCAGGAGGAAGTGAATCGCACCAACACCACGATCGAGCTGGCCAACCGGCTGGTCAAAGGGCTGGAG AGTGAGAACGTGCGCTGGGCTCACTCGGTGGCTCAGTACCACGAGCAGGAGGAAACCCTGTGTGGCGACGTCCTGCTGACCGCAGCCTTCATCTCTTACGCCGGCTCCTTCTCAAAGAAGTACCGCGGGGATCTGCTGGACACCCTGTGGATGCCGTTCCTGCAGAGCCAGAAG ACTCCTGTCCCCATGACAGAGGGCTTGGATCCGGTTTCAATGCTGACCGACGATGCCACTGTGGCTCAGTGGAACAACGAAGGTCTGCCAGGCGACCGGATGTCCACTCAGAACGCAACTATCCTCACAAACT GCGAGCGCTGGCCTCTGCTCATTGACCCTCAGCTTCAGGGCATCAAATGGATCAAGATCCGCTACGGAAGCAACCTCAAGGTGGTCAGTCTGGGTCAGAGAGG TTATGTGGACGTGATCGAGCAGGCCGTCGTGGCCGGAGACACGGTGCTGATCGAGAACCTGGAGGAGACGATCGACCCGGTGATCGACCCCCTGCTGGGTCGCTACACCATCAAGAAGGGAAG CTGCATCAAAGTGGGAGACAAGGAGTGTTTCTTCCACCCGGACTTCCGGCTCATTCTCCATACCAAGTTGGCCAATCCCCACTACAAACCGGAGATTCAAGCTCAGACCACTTTGATCAACTTCACGGTGACCAGGGACGGACTGGAGGACCAGCTCCTGGCTCAAGTGGTCAACCAGGAGAGGCCGGATCTGGAGCACCTGAAGGTCTGCTTGTCTGTTCTGGTG AACATGTTCAAAATCGAGCTGAAGCTCTTAGAGGACGAGCTGCTGACCCGCTTGTCTGCTGCGGAGAGCAACTTCCTGGGGGACAACGTGctggtggagaagctggagaccACCAAGCGCACCGCTGCGGAGATAGAGCTGAAG GTCCTGGAAGCAAAGGTCAATGAAGTGAAGATCAACGAGGCGCGAGAACACTATCGTCCAGTCGCTGTCCGAGCCTCTCTGCTCTACTTCATCATGAACGACCTCAACAAGATCAACCCCATGTACCAGTTCAGCCTGAAG GCGTTTAACGTCGTCTTCCACAAAGCGGTGGCGTCAGCCGAGGTGTGCGAAGACGTGAAGAGCAGGGTGAACACGCTCATCGACTGCGTGACCTTCTCCACCTTCAACTACATCAGCAGGGGACTTTTCGAACGAGACAAGCTCACCTTCACGGCGCAGCTGACGTTCCAG CTGCTCCTGATGAGCAAGGAGATCGACGTGCGAGAGTTGGACTTCCTGCTGCGCTTCAACATCGACCACCATTACATCAGCCCCTTTGACTTCCTGTCGCACTCAGCGTGGAGCGCCATCAAG GTGATGAGCTTCACGGACGAGTTCCGGGGGCTGGACCGAGACATCGAGGGATCTCCTAAGCGCTGGAAGAAGCTGGTGGAGTCGGAATGTCCGGAGAAGGAGAAGTTTCCTCAGGAGTGGAAGACGAAGACCTCGCTGCAGAAGCTGGTCATGATGCGAGCGCTCAGACCGGACCGCATGACTTACGCCGTCAG GAACTTTGTCGAGGAGAAGCTCGGGGTGAAATACACAGAAGGGCGCAAGACTGAGTTCGCCAAGTCCTTCAGGGAGAGCGGACCAGCCTCTCCTAtgttcttcatcctctcacctGGGGTCGACCCGCTGAAGGACGTGGAGTCTCTAG GCAGAAAGCTGGGCTTCACCATCGACCTCGGGAAGCTCCACAATGTGTCCTTGGGTCAAGGTCAAGAGGCTGTGGCCGAGGTCGCCATGGAGAAGGCTGCCAAGGAGGGTCACTGGGTCATATTGCAG AACATCCACCTGGTGGCGCGCTGGCTGGGCTCCCTGGAGAAGCTCCTGGAGTCCTGCTGTGAGGAAAGTCATCCGGACTACCGCGTGTTCATGAGTGCCGAGCCGGCACCGACGGCCCAGGAGCACATCATCCCGCAG GGTATTTTGGAAAACGCCATAAAAATCACCAACGAACCTCCGACTGGGATGCACGCCAACCTTCACGCCGCTCTGGATAACTTCGACCAG GACATCCTGGACCAGTGCAGCCGGGAGCAGGAGTTCAAGACCATCCTCTTCTCGCTCTGCTACTTTCACGCCTGCGTGGCGGAGAGGAGGAAGTTCGGACCCCAGGGATGGAACAGGAAGTACCCCTTCAACACCGGAGACCTCACCATATCAGTCAACGTCCTCTACAACTACCTGGAGGCCAACGCACAG GTGCCGTGGGAGGACCTGAGGTACCTCTTCGGGGAGATCATGTACGGAGGACACATCACCGACGACTGGGATCGGAGACTGTGTCGGACCTACCTGGAGGAATACATGCAGCCCAACCAG TTCGACCGGAAGCTCGCCCTCACCCCAGGATTCGTGGTCCCCTCCAACCTGGACTACCAG GGCTACCACGACTTCATCGACGAGATGCTCCCCCACGAGAGCCCAGTGCATTATGGGTTGCACCCCAACGCAGAAATTGAGTTCTTGACCGTGACCTCAGATAACCTCTTCCACACGCTGCTGGAGCTTCAGTCTCCTGATGCCGTGATGGGGGAGGGGGCTTCTCAGACCCTGGAGGAGAAG GTGAAGAACATCTTGGACGAGGTGCTGGAGAAGCTGCCGGAGGAGTACAACATGTCCGACATCACCTCCAAGACGGCGGAGCGCTCGCCGTACATCCTGGTCTGCTTCCAGGAGTGCGAGCGGATGAACACCCTCGTGTCTGAGATCCGACGCTCGCTCAAGGAGCTGGACCTCGGGCTGAAG GGGGAACTGGCCATCTCCTCCGAGATGGAAAAGCTGCAAACCGCCCTGTTCTTCGACAACGTCCCTGACACTTGGACCAAACTGGCCTACCCTTCCACCTACAGCCTGGCCACCTG GTACAATGACGTCCTGCAGCGCTGCAAGGAGCTGGACAGCTGGACTCAGGACTTGACTCTGCCGACTGTCGTCTGGCTCTCTGGGCTCTTCAACCCTCAGTCCTTCCTCACAG ctgtgATGCAGTCCCTGGCTCGGAAGAACGAGTGGCCCCTGGACAAGGTCAACCTGACTGTGGACGTGACCAAGAAGTTTAAGGAAGAGTTCAACCAGCCGGCCCGAGAAGGAGCTTACGTGTACGGACTCTTCATGGAAG GCGCTCGCTGGGACATTCCGGCCGGCGTCATCACCGAAGCCCGCCTGATGGACCTGACGCCGGCCATGCCCGTCATCTCGGTCCGAGCTGTTCCGAACGACCGGCAGGAAACCCGGAACATCTACGAGTGTCCCGTCTACAAGACCAAAATCCGAGGACCCACATACGTTTGGACGTTCAGTCTGAAGACGCGCGAGAGACCCGCCAAGTGGGTTCTGGCCGGAGTGGCTCTGCTGCTGAGCGTCTGA